In the genome of Hymenobacter cellulosivorans, one region contains:
- a CDS encoding M1 family metallopeptidase produces MFRNLLLVAGLATLTAAPLLAQNTNSGTDKFQQLDQLLPTPNSFRTASGAPGADYWQQRADYNIRVTLDDNTQSIKGSEDITYTNLSPDVLTYLWVQLDQNILDKNSITTSTQVGEVKDKMSFQAMEYLMRSDFDGGFKVESVAMKGGKALKHTINHTMMRIDLPQPLRPKQSVTFSIAWHYNINDQLKISERSGYEFFPDDKNYLYEIAQFYPRMAVYNDVRGWQHKQFLGSGEFTLPFGDYRVSITAPADHVVGATGVLQNPDQVLSATQRKRLAQARGAKKPVLIVTQMEAERAEQKRASGTKTWTYAAKNVRDFAWASSRKFIWDAMEIEQAGNPVLCMSYYPKEGNPLWGKYSTEVVAHTIKTYSKHTIDYEYPVAISVHGPVGGMEYPMICFNGGRPEKDGTYSADRKYGMISVIIHEVGHNFFPMIINSDERQWSWMDEGLNTFVQYLTEQEWERGYPSRRGEPKNIVEYMRTDKSLQTPIMTNSESVLQFGPNAYAKPATGLNILRETVMGRELFDHAFKTYAQRWAYKHPEPADFFRTMEDASGTDLDWFWRGWFYTTDHTDLSLEGVKWYTVDSKNPEIENAKRREMLNSAPQTLSQQRNMQDIKKTVVDEKPDLKDFYNNYDPTATTDADRARYQKYVSTLTPEQQSRLNAGLHFYELDLRNVGGLTMPVIVQMTFEDGKTEMLNIPAEIWRKNNEHVTKVVITPKPVVSFSLDPFQETADTDLSNNSFPRKLAPSRFELYQQQQQAAPNPMQQQSTTQQRQPAGGGSTGGTN; encoded by the coding sequence ATGTTCAGAAACTTACTGCTGGTCGCGGGCCTGGCGACGCTGACGGCGGCCCCGCTGCTGGCCCAGAATACCAACTCCGGAACCGACAAATTCCAGCAGCTCGACCAGCTGCTGCCCACGCCCAACTCGTTCCGGACGGCTTCCGGGGCGCCCGGCGCCGACTACTGGCAGCAGCGCGCCGACTACAACATCCGCGTCACGCTGGACGACAATACTCAGTCCATCAAAGGCTCCGAGGACATTACCTACACCAACCTCTCGCCTGACGTGCTGACCTACCTTTGGGTGCAGCTCGACCAGAACATCCTCGACAAGAACTCCATCACCACTTCCACCCAGGTGGGCGAGGTAAAGGATAAAATGTCGTTTCAGGCCATGGAGTACCTGATGCGCTCCGACTTCGACGGCGGGTTCAAGGTTGAGTCGGTAGCCATGAAGGGTGGCAAAGCCCTGAAGCACACCATCAACCACACGATGATGCGCATCGACCTGCCCCAGCCCCTGCGGCCCAAGCAGTCAGTGACCTTCAGCATAGCCTGGCACTACAACATCAACGACCAGCTCAAAATCAGTGAGCGGAGCGGGTACGAATTCTTCCCTGACGACAAGAATTACCTCTACGAAATTGCCCAGTTCTACCCCCGCATGGCCGTCTACAACGACGTGCGCGGCTGGCAGCACAAGCAGTTCCTGGGCAGCGGCGAATTCACCCTGCCCTTCGGTGACTACCGCGTGAGCATCACCGCCCCCGCCGACCACGTGGTAGGCGCTACCGGCGTGTTGCAGAACCCCGACCAAGTGCTAAGCGCTACTCAGCGCAAGCGTCTGGCCCAGGCCCGGGGGGCCAAGAAGCCAGTGCTGATTGTAACCCAGATGGAAGCCGAACGGGCTGAGCAAAAGCGGGCCTCGGGCACCAAGACCTGGACCTACGCCGCCAAAAACGTGCGCGACTTCGCCTGGGCTTCGTCCCGCAAGTTTATCTGGGACGCCATGGAAATTGAGCAGGCCGGCAACCCGGTGCTCTGCATGAGCTACTACCCCAAGGAAGGTAACCCGCTGTGGGGCAAGTACTCGACCGAAGTCGTGGCCCACACCATCAAGACTTACTCCAAGCACACCATCGACTACGAATATCCGGTGGCTATTTCGGTGCACGGCCCGGTGGGCGGCATGGAGTACCCGATGATCTGCTTCAACGGCGGCCGCCCCGAGAAGGACGGCACTTACTCAGCCGACCGGAAATACGGGATGATTTCGGTGATTATTCACGAAGTGGGGCACAACTTCTTCCCCATGATTATTAACTCCGACGAGCGGCAGTGGTCGTGGATGGACGAGGGCCTGAACACGTTCGTGCAGTACCTGACCGAGCAGGAATGGGAACGGGGCTACCCCTCGCGCCGCGGCGAGCCCAAGAACATCGTGGAGTACATGCGCACCGATAAGAGCCTGCAAACCCCGATTATGACCAACTCGGAGTCGGTGCTACAGTTTGGGCCTAACGCCTACGCCAAGCCTGCCACCGGCCTGAACATCCTGCGCGAAACGGTAATGGGCCGGGAGCTGTTCGACCACGCCTTCAAAACCTACGCCCAGCGCTGGGCCTATAAGCACCCCGAGCCGGCCGACTTCTTCCGCACCATGGAAGACGCCTCGGGCACCGACCTCGACTGGTTCTGGCGCGGCTGGTTCTACACCACCGACCACACCGACCTGAGCCTGGAAGGCGTGAAGTGGTACACGGTCGACTCCAAGAACCCCGAAATCGAGAATGCCAAGCGCCGCGAAATGCTCAACAGCGCCCCCCAGACCCTGAGCCAGCAGCGCAACATGCAGGACATCAAGAAAACGGTGGTGGATGAGAAGCCCGACCTGAAGGACTTCTACAACAACTACGACCCCACCGCCACCACCGACGCCGACCGGGCCCGCTACCAGAAATACGTCAGCACGCTCACGCCTGAGCAACAGAGCCGCCTCAACGCCGGCCTGCACTTCTACGAGCTGGATTTGCGCAACGTCGGCGGCCTGACCATGCCGGTCATCGTGCAGATGACTTTCGAGGACGGCAAAACCGAAATGCTAAACATTCCGGCCGAAATCTGGCGCAAAAACAACGAGCACGTGACCAAGGTCGTCATTACGCCCAAGCCCGTGGTAAGCTTCAGCCTGGACCCTTTTCAGGAAACGGCCGACACGGACCTGAGCAACAACAGCTTCCCCCGCAAGCTGGCTCCCTCACGTTTCGAGCTGTATCAGCAGCAGCAGCAGGCCGCGCCTAACCCCATGCAGCAGCAAAGCACCACCCAGCAGCGCCAGCCCGCCGGGGGCGGCAGCACGGGTGGCACCAACTAA
- a CDS encoding HupE/UreJ family protein produces MSVFQTYLQLGFFHIFNLQAYDHLVFLLALCAPYAAAEWRRVVALVTSFTIGHSITLALATLGFVQYNARLIEILIPLTILLTSLLNLRQAGQDTRRQPLLWALPNLLAAVFGLIHGLGFSSYLRELLGQSSRPLAELLAFNIGVELGQLLIVALILSVGFVVLRAARVARRDWILVVSGAAGGIAVILLLQNLTT; encoded by the coding sequence ATGTCCGTCTTTCAGACCTACCTGCAGCTCGGGTTTTTCCACATTTTCAACCTGCAGGCCTACGACCACCTGGTGTTTCTGCTGGCCCTGTGCGCGCCGTATGCCGCCGCCGAATGGCGCCGCGTGGTAGCCCTGGTTACCAGCTTCACCATCGGGCACTCCATTACGCTGGCCCTGGCCACGCTGGGCTTCGTGCAATACAACGCCCGCCTGATTGAGATTCTGATTCCGCTGACTATTCTGCTGACCAGCCTGCTCAACCTGCGCCAGGCTGGTCAGGACACCCGGCGCCAGCCCCTGCTCTGGGCCCTGCCCAATCTGCTGGCCGCCGTATTTGGCCTGATTCACGGTCTGGGTTTTTCGAGTTACCTGCGCGAGCTGCTGGGCCAAAGCAGCCGCCCGCTGGCCGAGTTGCTAGCCTTCAACATCGGGGTGGAGCTGGGCCAGCTGCTTATCGTGGCCCTGATCCTGTCAGTCGGCTTTGTGGTGTTGCGAGCGGCGCGGGTAGCGCGGCGCGACTGGATTCTGGTCGTGAGCGGCGCGGCGGGCGGCATTGCCGTAATCTTGTTGCTGCAAAACCTTACCACTTAA
- a CDS encoding PH domain-containing protein, producing MGILDGLLGNASENDAQELQQELTQILATGERIEKAYAIIRDQIIFTNKRLILVDKQGVTGKKREILSVPYRSIERFSMETTGHFDLDAELKIWIRGQAEPISKNFRDDRSIHDISRALAEYAL from the coding sequence ATGGGAATTCTCGACGGCCTGCTGGGCAATGCTTCCGAAAACGACGCGCAGGAACTCCAGCAGGAGCTCACGCAGATTCTGGCCACCGGGGAGCGGATTGAAAAAGCCTACGCCATCATCCGCGACCAGATCATTTTCACCAACAAGCGCCTGATTCTGGTAGACAAGCAGGGCGTTACGGGCAAAAAGCGCGAAATCCTGAGCGTGCCCTACCGCAGCATCGAACGGTTCTCGATGGAAACCACCGGCCACTTTGACCTCGACGCCGAGCTCAAAATTTGGATTCGCGGCCAGGCCGAGCCTATCAGCAAGAACTTCCGCGACGACCGCAGCATCCACGATATCAGTCGCGCTCTGGCCGAGTATGCCCTGTAG